The following proteins are co-located in the Poecile atricapillus isolate bPoeAtr1 chromosome 2, bPoeAtr1.hap1, whole genome shotgun sequence genome:
- the CBLN2 gene encoding cerebellin-2 — MGRRRRGALPEPAGGCSCCLAAALPLLLLLLPAGCPVRAQNDTEPIVLEGKCLVVCDSSPSADGAITSSLGISVRSGSAKVAFSATRSTNHEPSEMSNRTMTIYFDQVLVNIGNHFDLTSSIFVAPRKGIYSFSFHVVKVYNRQTIQVSLMQNGYPVISAFAGDQDVTREAASNGVLLLMEREDKVHLKLERGNLMGGWKYSTFSGFLVFPL; from the exons atggggcggcggcggcggggggcgcTGCCGGAGCCGGCGGgcggctgctcctgctgcctggcggcggcgctgccgctgctgctgctgctgctgcccgccGGGTGCCCGGTGCGGGCGCAGAACGACACGGAGCCCATCGTCCTGGAGGGGAAGTGCCTGGTGGTCTGCGACTCCAGCCCCTCGGCCGACGGCGCCATCACCTCCTCCCTGGGGATCTCGGTGCGCTCGGGCAGCGCCAAGGTGGCCTTCTCGGCCACCCGCAGCACCAACCACGAGCCCTCCGAGATGAGCAACCGCACCATGACCATCTACTTCGACCAG GTATTAGTTAATATTGGCAACCATTTTGATCTTACTTCCAGTATATTTGTAGCACCAAGAAAAGGGATATATAGTTTCAGTTTCCACGTGGTCAAGGTCTATAACAGACAAACCATCCAG GTAAGTTTAATGCAAAATGGCTACCCAGTGATTTCAGCTTTTGCAGGGGATCAAGACGTCACCAGAGAAGCAGCCAGCAATGGGGTCTTGCTCCTCAtggaaagagaagacaaagtgcaTCTCAAACTGGAAAGGGGTAACCTCATGGGAGGGTGGAAATATTCAACCTTTTCCGGCTTCTTAGTCTTTCCACTATAA